One Camelus ferus isolate YT-003-E chromosome 21, BCGSAC_Cfer_1.0, whole genome shotgun sequence genomic region harbors:
- the SFT2D2 gene encoding vesicle transport protein SFT2B — translation MDKLKKVLSGQDTEDRGGLSEVVEATSLSSGTRIKGFVACFAAGILCSLLGTFLLWVPRKGLYLFAVFYTFGNIASIGSTVFLMGPMKQLKRMFEPTRLIATILVLLCFALTLCSAFWWHNKGLALIFCILQSLALTWYSLSYIPFARDAVKKCFAVCLA, via the exons ATGGACAAGCTGAAGAAGGTGCTGAGCGGGCAGGACACCGAGGACCGGGGCGGCCTGTCCGAG gtTGTGGAGGCAACGTCATTAAGCTCGGGTACCAGAATAAAAGGCTTTGTTGCCTGTTTTGCTGCAGGAATTCTCTGCTCGCTGTTG GGAACTTTCCTCCTCTGGGTGCCGAGGAAGGGACTGTACCTCTTCGCAGTGTTTTATACCTTTGGTAACATCGCATCTATTGGGAG CACTGTCTTCCTCATGGGACCCATGAAACAGCTGAAGCGAATGTTCGAGCCTACGCGTCTGATTGCAACCATCCTGGTGCTG cTGTGTTTTGCGCTCACCCTGTGTTCTGCCTTTTGG TGGCACAACAAGGGACTGGCTCTCATCTTCTGCATCTTGCAGTCTCTGGCCCTGACGTG gtATAGCCTTTCCTACATACCGTTTGCAAG ggATGCCGTGAAGAAGTGTTTTGCTGTGTGTCTAGCATAA